In Labilibaculum sp. DW002, the genomic window AGCTTGAATCATTGGTTGGTTAGCGATAATACCTACCGATTGATTATCTAATCGACCAAAACCGATAATGGCATTCTCAGCATAGTGTTCATGCACTTCGTAGAATTCACCCTGATCAAGCACCGATTCAATAACACCCTTCATGTCGTAAGGTGTTTTTGCATCATCAGGAATCATTGTATCCAATTCCGAGCAATCACGCTCAGGATCGTCACCCATAGGCAACTGAGGCGTTTCCTCCAGGTTGTTATTTGGCAAATAGCTTAATAAATCGCGAATTTCTTCAATTGTATCTTCATCTGAATCGCAAGCGAAGTGAGCGTTACCACTTTTGGCATTGTGAGCCATAGCTCCACCCAGTTCTTCAAAAGTCGTTTCTTCACCTGTTACTGTTTTAATTACATAAGGAGATGTAATAAACATATGACTCTGTTTCTTAACCATGTAAACAAAGTCAGTCATAGCTGGAGAATATACTGCACCACCGGCACAAGGGCCCATAATTGCAGAAATCTGTGGAATTACCCCTGATGCTCTTGAGTTACGCATAAATATTTCACCATAACCTTTCAATGCATCAACACCTTCTTCTACACGAGCTCCACCTGAATCGTTAAGTCCAACAATAGGAGCTCCGGCACTTACAGCCAAATCCATTACTTTACAGATTTTTGCAGCATGCATTTCTCCTAAAGATCCTCCACGGGAAGTAAAATCCTGAGAGTAAGCAAATACTGTGCGTCCATTGACTAAACCATGACCGATGATAACACCATCAGCTGGAATCTCAGTTTTTTCAAAGCCAAAGTTTGTACAACGGTGTTCCACAAACATATCCAACTCTCTAAAACTTCCTTCATCAAAAAGTAGGTCTATTCTCTCACGTGCGGAAAGCTTACCTTTGTCATGCTGTTTGGCAACACGAGCTTCTCCACCCATCTTTTTAACTTCTTCTCTTTTTTTCTTTAAGAGATCTAACTTTTCAGATACCTTCATTTTATATTTTTTTTCAAGTCATTTGCTAAGAAAATCTCAAGGAATTTCTAGTTTACTTCAATTGCTATTCAGTTAATACTCCTCATACATTTGATTGAGCAATTAAATTTTCACATCAATCAATAGAGCTGTTTGCTTAGAACCTAATTCTATTTAAAGAATTATTTCATTATTGGCTGCCGAATATAAATACTTTCATTCTAGATAAGAAACTGTTTTAAAACACCACTTCATGTCCGTAAACGTTTGTATATGAAACCGCCCCCTTGAAAATACCACCCTATCAGTCTGTTTTCCAGATCATTCCTCCAACAAAACAACATTCAAAAAAAAACAGCAAAAATTCGCCTTAGATATTGTAAAACATATAAAGAACGAGTTGACAAATGATATTATATATTGAAAAAAAATTCAATAACTTTTTTCAATCAAGGATTGAACGCAAATTAAAAACTCTTTTTCATTATTTTTCATCCAAACACTAGCAATCACCTATAAATGGGTATAATTACCCATTCATTTCAATATGCTATTAAAAGATTTTTTTAGGAATATCTACAACACTCTTGTATGTAAATTAGTTTATAATGATTAAGCAAATACTTTTGCAGCTTGGTTAAGAAATACAAAAAATGACTAGCGAAAAAATAAGATTTATAACATAGACAGCATGGTTGTAGAATACCTGTTAACGGACCCGGCAGATTTAGGGAATTATTTCTTTATTCAACATAGGTATCATCACGATTATTTACATCTAAAAAAAATAGAAAGCAAAGTCAAGTTTATCTTATCTTTCCCAGTAATTTTTTTATTGATAGCAATTCGAAATTATATTTGTTAATGCAAAAATCAGGTCGTAGCTCAGCCAGATTTAGAGTACGCGTCTGGTAGGCGTGGGGTCGGAATTTCGAATCTTCTCGCATGGACTATATAAAATAAACGAAAACTCTTGCGAATTTTTCTTTCTTATTGCTACGTATCATTAGAAATTCTAATATCCCCCTTCTATTTCCACTATCTCTTCCTGCCCATTCTCTACTTGATAATGTACCTTGCAAACTAGTAATAGAAGCCTTAATTTTATTAGATATATATGAAAACATTTCCTTTCTCATTGTTTTGTTTAATACTTTTCATTTCAAGTTCTTGTAATGAAATTAAAACTATTCACATTGAGTATAACTCTACAATAGAACAAGTTGCTTTTGCCGTTTCAGATTTACAATCAGAACTAATTTCGAAAAATTACACCTTGTGCGAAAAAGCAGATTTCACAATTCGCTTTGCTATTGATGAGAGCATGAATAAATCAGAGAGTTATCAAATAAATAGAAGCACAAGAAAAGAGCTTCTGATTTTAGCTCCCGATGCCAATGGATTATTATATGGTGGATTGGAATTGAGTGAATTAATTCGAATTGGCAAAGATATTCATGAGATAGAAAGCATTAGCGATCAGCCATACATTGCCAAAAGAGGAATCAAATTCAATATTCCTTTGGACATTCGCACTTCCAGTTTTGATGATTCGGGAGATGCCGCACAGGAAAATATTGCCGAAATGTGGAATCTGAAATTTTGGGAAGAATTTTTCGATAATATGGCTCGCCACCGCTACAATGCCATTTCATTTTGGAATGCCCACCCTTTCTCTTCTATGGTAAAATTGGATGATTATCCGAATGTTGCCCTTCAAGATGTGTGCGGAACCAGCATAAAACCACAAGAAAATCCTGGGTATTGGACTGTGCCGGAAATGCCAAGTATTAAAACCGTTGCGAACTTAAAAGTGCTCAAAAAAATGAGCATTGATGAGAAGATTATCTTTTGGCAGAAAGTAATGAAACAAGCCAAAAACCGCGGAATTGATGTGTATTTCATCACCTGGAACATTTGCTTAAATGGTGCAGCACCTCCAGGTTCAAACAAAGAAGTTGGCGATAAGAAAGGGAAATATGGCATTACAAATGACTATCGCAACAAAACAAGCATCGATTACCTGAGAAAATCAGTAAAGCAATTCATCATCAACTATCCCGATTTAACAGGCCTTGGCGTAACTGCCGGTGAGAACATGCGCACTCCAATGAATGATGACGATAAAGAAAAATGGTTGTGGGATACTTATGGCGAAGGCATTATGGATGCGAAAGCTGTTCAGCCAAATCGTGAGATTAAATTCATTCATCGCTTTTGGTGGACCGATATGAAAAAGATCACCAAGTATTGGGGTGATTATCCTGATCAGTTTGACATGAGTTTTAAGTATGCAAAAGCACGTTTGTATTCTTCTGTAAATACTCCTTTCCATAAGCCTTTGTTGGATTGGATGGCTCCTCAGAATTTAAAGTCGTGGTGGAACCTAAGAAATGATGATATTTTTATTCATCGTTGGGGCGATCCAGAGTATGTAAGTAATTTTATTAAGAACATGCCAGCAGAACAAACTGCCGGTTTTCATATGGGATCAGATGGCTATGTTTGGGGACGTGAATTTATCAGCAAAAACCCTGAAAGCCCTCGTCAATTAGAAATTAACAAGCATTGGTTTCGTTTTATGCTTTGGGGAAGAATGGGCTACAATCCAAACATACCAGAACAACGATTTAAGGATATTTTAGCAAGTAAATTCCCTGAAGTGGATGCTGATAAATTGCTCTACACATGGAAATCAGCATCTAAAATCATCCCTCAAATGAACCGCTTTCATTGGCGAGATTGGGACTACATGTGGTCACCAGAAACCTGTATGGAAATTTGGAATGATTTGCGTTCCGTTGATGAATTCCGAACTACTGCAACAATGGAAGGAAGTGGAATTTTGAATCCATACGATTACGTTACGGCAGATTTAAATAAAATGGTAATCAAAGGAATCACTCCTATTATGGTTGCTGACAGCTTGTTCTATTTTGCCAATGAAGCAATTGAAGGAGGCAAACAGTTAAGTGATGAAAACAACTCAAAAGAACTAAAACAAACTATTTTGGATGCTCAATCGATGGGCTATTTGGGAGAATACTATGCCAATAAAATATTAGCTGCTGTGCATTTGGAATACTTTAAACAAACAGGAGATGAAAAGCAAAAGATAAAAGCGGTTAATCGACTTCGCAATGCTGTTACATGCTGGGAATCGTATCGAGATATTAATGTTAATCGATACAAAAGACAAAACCTTGCACGTCTTAGAACCTTCGATTTTAATGATCAGTTAAAGTGGGTGAAAAAAGAAGTTGATATGACTAAAAATGCAGTTTCCTATTCTGAGGAAAAAGCAATAAATTAGTTAAATGACAAACAACACACACTCAGTTCCCGCAAAAGGAATACAAGATTTTTATCCAGACCATTTTGCACAATGCTATGGCTGTGGACGATTAAACGAGCACGGACATCAGATTAAAACCAATTGGAATGGCGATGAAACCATCACTCGCTTTGTGCCTAAAAATTACCATACAGCAATTCCTGGTTTTGTATATGGCGGACTACTTGCCTCACTGATCGATTGCCACGGAACAGGCTCGGCTGCTTTGGCTTTAGCAAAAGAGAAAGGTATTGAACTTTCAGACTCTAACGCTCCTAGGTGTGTTACTGCTTCTTTGCAAGTGAAATACCTAAAACCTACCCCAATTGGTGGGGAAATAGAAATTCGAGGAAAAATTAAGGAGGTGAGCCAACGAAAGGCAATTGTTGAAACCGAACTATATGCAAACGGCATTCTTTGCGTTTTTGGCGAGGTAATTTCTGTTTTGGTTCCCGATGATTTTGGGAAATAAAAAAAGGCCATCTGTTTTGATTCAGATGGCCTATTTTTTTGACGTTTAATCGCTTATTCCGTTAATATTCCACCGGTAATTCTTACTAAGGCAGTTCTAGATTGAATCAAGTTAAAAATTGCATTTTCTCTCGCAAAAGCAACATTCTGATAGGTAATCTGAATATCACGATAGTTGAAAGAATTAATACTCCCCGATTCATATTTATCCTTTGAAATACTCAAATTTAATTCTGCTGCGCTTAGGTTTTCCTCAGCCAGCTTATACAGTTCTTTTCGTACTTGATAAGCTTCAAATTGCTGCGCTAATAAATTGGTTAAAGTGTGCTTTACATCTTCCGTTTCAATCTTTCCAATTTCTTCCTGAATCTTGGCAATTTGCATTGCTCTACGATTCGAATTACCATTAAAAATCAGGTAGTTTAAACTTACATTAGCGTACAAATTATGCGAATCAGCAGTAGACGAAGACATTCCATCCAATTTGTTTCTTGTTCTGTTACCTTGCACACCTGCTCCTAAAGAAACTCGTGGATAGAAGTTGCTTCTAGCCATCTGAACATCTCGTTTCAAAAGCATTTCCTGAATGTATCTATTCTTTAAGGTGTTGTTATCAGACAACATTTTATCCATCAAATTACCCAATAGATATTCTTCGTTTACAGGTAAAAACTCTTCTGAGAATGTGTAGGTTTTACTTTCCTTAACGCCCAATAAAAAGTTTAAATCTCGAACTGCATTATTAAAACCAACTTCTTGCAACAAGAAGGCTGAACGATCTTGTAACCATGCATTTTGAGCTTGCAAAACATCGTAGGTAACCGAACTTCCAATCTCTTTACCGACTTTCATTTTTTCATATCGGTCGGAAGACAATTCCATGATTTTTTGATTTACTCCCAAGCTCTCTTTTTCCAAAAGCACCTTGTAATAAGCAAGAATAATCAATTCAATTTTATTCTCGATAGCGATGATCGTATTTCCTTTTGAAAGTTGTGCCAAATCGTCGAACTTATCTTTTCGAATTTGCACTGCAAAACCATCAAAAATGGTCCAACTTACGTCTAAAGAAGGCACCAAACCATTTCGAGTGTAATCCTGATTCTCGTTATAATCCCAGGTGTTCCGCGAAGCAAAATTAAAATCCACTTTTGGATACCTACCCGCATTTCCCCAGGTATTGTTCAAATCAGAAATTTCTTCCGACTTTTTTACAATCTTTAATTGATAGTTATTCTCCAAGCCAATTGCAATTGCTTTGGAGAGATTAAGTTCTTCTTGTGCTATCAAGTTAAACTGACAGCACATAATGAAGACTATGAATAATGATACTTTTCTGATCATTTGTTTGTTCTTTATTTGATTCCTGACCAAAGTCAGGGCTAATTATAAACAGGAAATTCTATTATTTAATCCAAACTTACTTTTGATTCCTTAACCTTAGGCTCAACATCTCGAGCTAAAATCTCTTTCCCTTCCCAAATACTTTTTGATACTCTTTTAATATCATTCAAGGTTAAAATAATTACAGGGAAAAATAACAGAATAAACATGGTTCCTACCAATACTCCATAAGCCAATGCAATCGCCATTGGAATTAAGAATTGTGCTTGAAAGGAATTTTCTAAAATCAATGGGTACAAACCTACTGAAGTCGTA contains:
- a CDS encoding acyl-CoA carboxylase subunit beta, coding for MKVSEKLDLLKKKREEVKKMGGEARVAKQHDKGKLSARERIDLLFDEGSFRELDMFVEHRCTNFGFEKTEIPADGVIIGHGLVNGRTVFAYSQDFTSRGGSLGEMHAAKICKVMDLAVSAGAPIVGLNDSGGARVEEGVDALKGYGEIFMRNSRASGVIPQISAIMGPCAGGAVYSPAMTDFVYMVKKQSHMFITSPYVIKTVTGEETTFEELGGAMAHNAKSGNAHFACDSDEDTIEEIRDLLSYLPNNNLEETPQLPMGDDPERDCSELDTMIPDDAKTPYDMKGVIESVLDQGEFYEVHEHYAENAIIGFGRLDNQSVGIIANQPMIQAGCLDIDASDKISRFVRTCDAFNIPMITFVDVPGYLPGVQQELGGIIRHGAKLLWSYAEATVPKFTVVTRKDYGGAYLAMCSKPLGADMVFAWPTAEIAVMGAKGAVEVISSYKKEIAAADDKQAKTDEKIKEYEEAFNVPYLAAQRGYIDDVILPSETRARLIDALNAMKTKAEVLPAKKHGNIPL
- a CDS encoding PaaI family thioesterase, with the translated sequence MTNNTHSVPAKGIQDFYPDHFAQCYGCGRLNEHGHQIKTNWNGDETITRFVPKNYHTAIPGFVYGGLLASLIDCHGTGSAALALAKEKGIELSDSNAPRCVTASLQVKYLKPTPIGGEIEIRGKIKEVSQRKAIVETELYANGILCVFGEVISVLVPDDFGK
- a CDS encoding TolC family protein; this translates as MIRKVSLFIVFIMCCQFNLIAQEELNLSKAIAIGLENNYQLKIVKKSEEISDLNNTWGNAGRYPKVDFNFASRNTWDYNENQDYTRNGLVPSLDVSWTIFDGFAVQIRKDKFDDLAQLSKGNTIIAIENKIELIILAYYKVLLEKESLGVNQKIMELSSDRYEKMKVGKEIGSSVTYDVLQAQNAWLQDRSAFLLQEVGFNNAVRDLNFLLGVKESKTYTFSEEFLPVNEEYLLGNLMDKMLSDNNTLKNRYIQEMLLKRDVQMARSNFYPRVSLGAGVQGNRTRNKLDGMSSSTADSHNLYANVSLNYLIFNGNSNRRAMQIAKIQEEIGKIETEDVKHTLTNLLAQQFEAYQVRKELYKLAEENLSAAELNLSISKDKYESGSINSFNYRDIQITYQNVAFARENAIFNLIQSRTALVRITGGILTE